TGGTAGGCGGTCTTGAAAATCAACTCGCCGTGCTCGGCGTTGAGCTCGGCTGCCTCTGCAGCGCTCCGCTGGTCGGTCCACATGATGACCGGGCGCACGGGCTGCATGTGTTTGTCCAGCAGCACGGCGTTGTGGGTAGAGCCGTCCACGGCGATGGCATCGACTTTTTTCAGATCGATCTTTTCGCGCAGCTGATCGAGGCAAGCGCGTACGGCCACGCACCAGTCCTCGGGGTTCTGCTCGGCCCAGCCGGGATGCGGCTGTGCGCTCTCGTACTCGGCGAAGCCCTCGCCATGCACGACGCCACTCGCGTCGATCGCGGTGACTTTGCAGCCACTGGTGCCGATATCTATGCCTAGAAGGTACATGGCGAAAGCCTACTGCATGCGCGCTGCATGGACGGGGTCTTCGTAGCGCTTGAAGCCGCGTTCGTGTCCCGCCATGACCCACAGGTAGTACATGGTGTATCCGGGGGTGTTCACCGTCGGGTGGTAGCCCTCGGGGATGACGATCGTGTCGTTTTCGCGCACTGGGTAGGCGACATCGGTGCTGGTGTCATCGGTGTAGATCAACTGCAGACCGAAGCCGGTGGACGGGTTGAAGCGGTAAAAGTACAGCTCTTCCATGTCCAGCTCGCCGGGCGGGTTGTGGAAGTCGTGGCGGTGCGGCGGGTAGCTGGCCCAGTTTGCCGAGGGCACCCAGGCCTCGCCGACGAACAAGTGCTGCGCGGGTGCGTCGTCACCGATCATGATGACCGCCTCGCGCTGGCAGCCGTCCTTGCCCAGCTTCATATACGTGTCCTTGACGTCATCGGCGGTGTAGAGGACGGGCTCTCCGGATTTGTCGCAGGGGGATTCGGCGATGGCGACCTCGACCGCGCTCTGGCCGGTCAGCTTGACCTCACACTGGGGCGGGATGTAGAGCGTGTACGGATCGCCAGAAAAGACATCCTTGCGGGCTCCGATCACGCCAAAGTCTTTGCCGCCCGCCTCAGCGTTGCAGGTGCCTCCGAGCACGACGAGCACCAGCTCCTTTTCGCCGGAGTTCACGGACCAGTCTTCGCCGGGGGCAAGCTTGAGCAGTCCAAAGCCGGTCATTGCCATGCCTTTTTCGCCAATGTCAAAGATGCGGTTAAAGCCGTCCGCAGCGGGGGTTTTGATTAAATGTGTCATGATAAATGGGGGCTGTGTTTAAAGGGATGGCGCTGTCGCGCTCTTGATAAAGGCGAGGGCTTCCTCACGGGTCGGGATGCCGGTGCGACCGCCAAGCTTGCGGCACTTCATGGCCGCAACTGCGGAAGCAAAATGCAGGCAGTCAGCCAAGTCCGGGCCACTGGCCATCGTGTCCACATAGCGGGCTGCAAAAGCTCCGTGAAAGACATCACCTGCGCCCGTGGTGTCCACCACCTTGACATCGGGTGTAGGGATTTCGTGGATACGCTTCCCGTCAAAGCCAATCGAGCCGTTGCGCCCGAGCGTCACCCCTGTCCACTCCGGTCCTAGCCGGTGGAGTGCGCGGGCAGCTGCCTGTGGGTCTTTTTCGCCCGTGAATCTTTCGGCAAATACCTCCGAGGCGATCACCACCGTGCAGAGCGATAGGAGCCGTTCGATATCGTTCACGAGTGTCCCGGCATCGAGAAAGACGGGGATGTCATGCGCACGGGCAATCTCTGCTGCGCGGATAGCCGCGGGTGTCTGATGACCGTCCAGATGGAGCGCGCGAGCGGAGAGGATCGCCTCTTCGCTGACCTCATCCGGAGTGAGGGGAGCTGCGCCGCCATGGGTCCAGGCGATGCTGCGCTTACCGGTGGACTGATCGACCCAGCAATAGGCCGTCGCTGACGAGGTTTCGGTACGTTTTACCAACCACTCCGTGCTGACTCCTTCTGTGGCGAAGTCTGAGAGGATATTCTCACCGTTGCGATCATCACCGATAGCCCCGATAAAGGTGGTCTTTGCACCGAGACGGGCTGCGGCCGCGATAGCGGTTGCTGCGGGGCCACCGCCTTGCTCAATGCTTTGAACGATCTGTACCTTGTCGTCCAGTGGGATGTGGGGCAGCAGACAGAGCGTGTCCCAACTGCAATAGCCCAGGCCCAGGATGTCTGATTTCGATTTCATCGGATAAAAACAAGCGGTTTGGCCGTACTCAGGAATCTAGGCCACATGATATGTTTGAGAACATGCTAGATGCTCTGCTTGGGGTCAATGATAAATATGAAAATAATATCGAGTAAATTATCACTTATGGATGATAATTTGGATTTGGGATAAGCTTTCTGTAAAGGGGCGCGCGGTCGATTTTGAAACGCGGGGTGGGGTGATGAGCAGGCACAGTAAGGCCGTTGATTGATGCCTGCCGCGGCGCTTTACGCTGCGGGGAGGCATGCTTTGTTCCAGTGGACTAGAGTATACGGGTCTGGGACTTCGTGCAGGCTTCCTGGATGTCCTCGGGCGGCTGCGTGTCAGACACCAAAACTGATAACTTTGTGAGATCACAAATGCCAAAAAGTGCTTCCCGCTGGAACTTGGAGGAGTCAGCCAGCAATATCGGGCTTGCCATGTCGGTGAGCCCACCCAGGAACCGGGCATGGTCTTCCTGGAACGTGAATGCCCCGTTTACGCTGATTCCGACGGCAGAGAAAAACAGCTTTGTGATGCGCATGCTCTCTACTGTCTTGGTCGCTATCCCGCCCAGAAACGAGTGTAGCTGGGGGTTGTAGGTGCCCCCGATGCTGATCAGTGTCATCGTCGGCGGCAGTGAGGGGAACTCATTGATAATCGCGCAGGAGTTGGTGATAATGGTCAGCCGGCCGAGGTTTAGTGCAGCAGCCTCTCGGGCCAGTTGCAGCACCGTGGTCGAGGAATCGAGAAAAACCACATCATCCTCCTGCAAGAGGGTAGCCGCCTTGCGGGCGATCTTGCGTTTCGCATCCAACTGTCGGGTCATTCGCTCTCCGAAGCGGGATTGCGCCCAATCCTCTGGCCGCGATTCAGCTTCGATGTAACCTACGCCACCATGTGTCCGGGATATCAGTCCTTCTCCGGCCAGTTCGTTCACATCCCGATAAATAGTGGGGATAGAGACATCGAACTGCTGGCCGATCTCCTCGACAGTGCAATGGCGGCGATTTTTGATAAAATCGAGGATTTCACGCCTCCTTGTCTGACTGGGTTTGTTGCCTGATATCGCTTTCACCGCCAGCATGTTGATGATAAATTCTCATTTTTTACAAGTATATAATCACCTCGCGCCCTCCTCCAGGTGGTTAAGCCACGGACATGGGGGAGGGCACGGTGGGAAGCGGGATGGGATTATACCGCGTCGAAAACACGGACGTAATCGACCTCGAAGAAATCGGGAAGGACGGCGTTGTGGAGATCCTTCGATGCGCGGGAGGGGAAGCCGTCTTCACCGCTGGCGACTTCTTCGAGCCCACCGCGGTTGACGCCAAAGCCTTCATGGTGGTAGCCGTGGCACTCGGTCGAGACGAGGATGTACTGCTCGACCTCCGAGACCGGCGCTTTTTGCACCCCGACCTCTTTACCGTCCGCATAGAACACGTATCCATCCGGGCTCCAGTCTACCGCATAGCGATGCCAGCCATCTTCTGTCTCTTCGTAGGGATACCAGAAATGACCGTGCCAGGTAGAGTCCTTGCCGTAACCGCCCCAGCCGTTTCCGCAGCCGATCAGCCCCTGCTTGTGCTGCTTGTAGTTCTCCATGATGTCGCATTCGACTCCGCCGAAGCGGGGGTCGGGGTGCGCACCGATACACGGTGACTGCAGCCAGAAGGCTGCATGCCATCCGGGATTCTTGGGCAGACGGCAGCGGATCTCATAGAAGCCATAGCGGTGCAGGAACTTCATCGGCTGGTAGGAGCCAAAGGGCCAGAAGCCGTCGCTGTCCTTGGGGATGTCATAGGTGAGAGAGCCCGTCTGCAGGTGGGCTGAGTAAAACTCGCCGTCTTTCTTGACCAGATTGATACGCAGCTTGCTGTCATCGACCTCGACGCCCTCAGTCGTGAAAGTCGGGGAAGGACGCCCCCAGAAGTTCAGCCGATAGTTCCACTTGGATTCGTCCAGCTCCTCGCCGTCAAACTCGTCATTCCAGACCAGTTTCCAGTTTTTGTTTTCGGGCAGCAGGCTGTCTGCATGCCCATTCAGTTGGTAGCTCTTCATTCCGGGGTGTTCTTTGATTGCGATTATTCTAGTCCTGCAGTGTTAGGCGGAAACTTAATGATGACTATGCCTGGCTCTTGGAATAGCGCTTGCGCAGCGTGGCAATAGTGATCGGCAGGATGACAAGTGCGAGCCAACCGGCTGTGCTGGACTCGGGGATGCTGATGGCTGAGTTTACTTCGATGTTGTCCAGGTAGATTTCACCGCTGAAGCCAGCCTTGGGGTTAAAGTTGAACATTCCGATGGGGGTGTCTTGCGCGAGACCTCCAGAGTTGTTGGGAATGTCTTGGCCGATGAGCTGGTTATTCAGGTAGACATCGATCGTGCCTGCAGCGATTGTCTGGCCGGAGTAGTCCAACTCGCTGGACGAGTTGTTGAAGACGATGGTCAGGCTGTTGACCGTATCGGTGCTGTATGTGGCCAGCTCATCTCCTTTTCCGACATAGGTTTCGGCGCTGGAGTAGATGACGCCTTTGTTGATTAATAGGGCAAAGGCTGTTGAGCTGTTCGAGCTCGAAGTGCCGACGCGTAGGATGAGATAGTCACTGCTGGACCAGCTTGAGGACTCGGGTGTATAAAAATCAAAGCTCATCTGCCCGGTAGTGGACGTATTCGCGAAGGTATTGGTCGAGATGACGGCCTGGCTCGCGATATTGCTACCCGATAGCAGGGCGTACTTGTTGTCTGTTCCGGGAAAGATTTGCGACGAGTCATTCTCTGCGTCGAAGGTGATGACACTCGATACGCCATTCCAGTTGTCGGTGGGGGTGCCATGGGGGATCGTCTGGCCGGCGGTGTACTCGTCAAAGCTCTCTTCGAACATGACGGTGGCGTTGGCCTGTGTGAAAGCTCCGATAGAGAGCATCAGGGCAGTGGGGAGAATAAGCTTTTTAAACATGTTGGCTGTGTGGTTGGGGTTATGAGATTTGATGGCTCGAACTTAGGGTATTCGGGAGAGGCCGGAAAGCCCCTCATCACACACACAGTTTTGTCATGTTTTAAATAGCGTTTTGTTTGCGTCGTATTAATTTCGGTAGGTCACTTGAAAGCCTTTTGTCTATTGCGTTTTCAATAATCGAATGACCACTTCGATCGAATCGCATTAAGGCCATTCGTTCAGGCATCATTTTCCTGTTTTCCAGTAGATCTGTAGAACTTTCATTCTTGACTGTTTCGTAAACCTGGGATGATTCACGCAGGTGTGTGAGTAAGCAAAAACGTATCACTCAGCAAGATATTGCCCGGCGTGCTGGCGTCCACCGTTCGACAGTTTCGCAGGCTCTGAAGAATCATCCGGTCATCCCGAGAAAGACATGTGAGCGTATTCAGCGGCTCGCTGAGGAGATGGGTTACCGGCCTGATCCGATGCTTTCGGCTTTGGCCTCATACCGTAACCGCAACCATGCGCACACGTTCATGGGGACAATGGCCTGGCTTTATATCACCGACCGTGAGCCGTTGGATAGCTGGCGCTACAGCCGCACAAATGTGCTCTACTACGAGGGTGCCTTGAAGCGGGCTGACCAGCATGGCTACAAACTGGAGCTGTTTGAGTTTAACAGTCAGGAAATCTCGATACAGCGCATGGCTTCCATCCTTAAGGCCCGCAACATCGCAGGTGTGCTTTTATGTCCCTTGCGTGGGGCCAATATCGAAATGGATTTTTGCTGGGATGACTTTTCGTTTATTACCTTCGGGTACAGCCTTAAAAAGCCCGAGCTTCACACGGTCACTTCTACGCAGTACCGTTCCATGGTGCAGACCATGAACAAGATGCACGAGCGCGGCTATCGGCGGATCGCCTACGTGTTTAACAACGAGCACAGTAAACGCACCGATAACAATTATCTGTCTGCCTATCTGTCCGCCCAGTTCCAGATCGGAGAACCGCCGCTGGTTTTCGACTATGAGTGGCGGGACGCAAAAGATCTGGCTCAGCGCCTCGAATCCGTTGACCTGGAGGCCATTGTCACGGGTGACCCTTATCTCATGGAGCGCATGCAAAAGGTTGGGGTGCGTGTGCCTGAAGACACTGCCATGGCCTGCCCGCTACTGCTGTCCAACACGAGTGATCAAACAGGAGTGTACGAGAACTCCGAGCATATCGGTGTCGTTGCTGTCGATTGCTTGACGAAGCTCATCATGCACGGTGATCGAGGCATCCCAAAGCTTGTCCAGCGAACCCATATCGAAGGGGAGTGGATCGAGGGAAAAAGTCTTCCGGACCGTCGCAAGCAGAAGAAAACTCCGCGTCGAACTTGATAAGGCAGGGATGCTCCGCTCGAGGTTTAGAGCCATCAGCATCCTCTATGGGCCGCTCGTTATCTAGCGCATTCCTGCACGGTTGAGTCTGTGATGAAGTGGGCCTGGCAACTACATTTATCAGGTCAGGTCGATCTCAAGTACGCAGCTAAATCGACCTGTGCCAGTACGGGTTCGCCGTGCAGGTAGCGGTTGATGTTTTCCAGTGCGAAAACACCGCAACTGGGGCGTATGTCCTGAGTCGGCCCGGCGATGTGAGGTGAAAGGACGACATCATCCAGCTCAAACAAAGGTGAGTGATGGGGCAGGGGTTCTGATTCGAAAACATCCAAGCCAACGCGAATGTCACCCCGGCGAATGCGTTGGATGAGGGCATCCTCGTCGACCAGCGCACCGCGGCCGACATTGATAAATACGGCCCCTGAGGGAAGCCGGTTGATCAGAGAAGCGTCTATGCAGCCCTTATTGTCCGGCCTGAGAGCTTCACACTCTATCAGCACTTCGTTCTCTGCGAATAAGGTCTCCAGCGAGTCTACGGGGGTGACGTCATGCTGCTGCATGTACTCGGGCGATACACCTTCCGAATGCGCCGAGATGGTGACATTAAAAGCTTTAAGCAGGCGTACGATTTCACGTGCGACAAGTCCGAACCCGTGTAGGCCGACGCGTTTCCCGATGAGGGTGCGCGTATTTAGATTCGCTTTGCTCCTCACGTACTCCTCCCGGGGAGTTTGCATGGTTGTGCGCCATGTCGGCATCCGCCTGAGGCAGGCGAGAGTCAATAAAAGGGCATGCTCGGCGACTGGCGCACTGGCTAATGTCCCCCAGTTACTAACGATGATGTCTTTCCCGAATACGCTTTCGGGTACGACCTTCCTGACCGACCCTGCTAAGTGGCAGCAATATTTTACCCCAAACCACGGGCTATCGACGATTTCCTCGGTCAGAGGGGGCGTGGTCCATGCGCTCAGCAAGATTTCCGGATCGTACTCTTGCAGTGATTTTTCCCACGAGTCTTGATTCAGGCCATTTGTGTCGATCAGCTTCCAGCACAGGTTCTCGTCGCTATCCGGGAGCCCATTGGGGAAAAAGTAGCCTAGCTCCACGCTTCCGGCAGCAATCAGGACGCGCTTTTGTCCCACGCATTCATGGACGCTGGATCTAGGGCATAAGTCCTTGTCGGGACTCGATGTGTGCACAGGTTGCATGTATTCCAATCTAAACTAACGCGTTTAAATAAAAAAGCCCGCCCCCACCCACACAGTCCTGTAAGCCCTGGACAGGGCTATCGAAAGGGTAGGGAACGGGATGCAACCAGTCAAAGGAGGGCGGGAATTGGCCCTCCTGTCGGTCCGGTCAAATGCGTTGAGCCAGCACTGCGCGTCTGCCGGTAGACAGGCCGGGCTTACCCCTTTTTACCGATCAGGGAGCAGCGGTAGAGGTCCTTGCGGCGGTTTTTCAGGATTTGCACTGAGCCGTGAGAGTGGAGCTGTTTCAAGCTGGGCAGGTGGACGTCGCCGATGAGCGTCATCTCGGTATTTGGCGTGCACTCGGCCTTGACCCCGTTTTCGGGGAAGGCGAAATCGCTCGGGGTAAAGATCGCGCTCTGGGCGTAGGAGATGTCCATGTTGTGTACGCGGGGGAGATTACCGACGCACCCGGCGATGACCACGTAGCATTCGTTTTCAATGGCACGGGCACGAGCGCAGCTGCGCACGCGGTTGTAGCCGTTTTGCGTGTCTGTCTGGAAGGGGACGAACAGGATCTGCATGCCCTGGTCGGCCATGATGCGTGAGAGCTCGGGGAACTCCACATCGTAGCAAACCTGGATGCCGATGGTCCCCGCGTCGGTCTCATAGGTGCGCACCTGGTCGCCGCCTGCCATGGCGAAGCGGCTTGTCTCGTCCGGCGTGGTGTGAACCTTGTAAATGCTCTCCATCGTGCCGTCGCGGCGGCACAGCACGGACAGGTTGCGCAGCTTGCCGTCTTTGCCGATCTCCGGCATGGTGCCAGCAATGAT
This genomic interval from Ruficoccus sp. ZRK36 contains the following:
- the iolB gene encoding 5-deoxy-glucuronate isomerase, whose protein sequence is MTHLIKTPAADGFNRIFDIGEKGMAMTGFGLLKLAPGEDWSVNSGEKELVLVVLGGTCNAEAGGKDFGVIGARKDVFSGDPYTLYIPPQCEVKLTGQSAVEVAIAESPCDKSGEPVLYTADDVKDTYMKLGKDGCQREAVIMIGDDAPAQHLFVGEAWVPSANWASYPPHRHDFHNPPGELDMEELYFYRFNPSTGFGLQLIYTDDTSTDVAYPVRENDTIVIPEGYHPTVNTPGYTMYYLWVMAGHERGFKRYEDPVHAARMQ
- a CDS encoding PfkB family carbohydrate kinase, translated to MKSKSDILGLGYCSWDTLCLLPHIPLDDKVQIVQSIEQGGGPAATAIAAAARLGAKTTFIGAIGDDRNGENILSDFATEGVSTEWLVKRTETSSATAYCWVDQSTGKRSIAWTHGGAAPLTPDEVSEEAILSARALHLDGHQTPAAIRAAEIARAHDIPVFLDAGTLVNDIERLLSLCTVVIASEVFAERFTGEKDPQAAARALHRLGPEWTGVTLGRNGSIGFDGKRIHEIPTPDVKVVDTTGAGDVFHGAFAARYVDTMASGPDLADCLHFASAVAAMKCRKLGGRTGIPTREEALAFIKSATAPSL
- a CDS encoding DeoR/GlpR family DNA-binding transcription regulator; this encodes MLAVKAISGNKPSQTRRREILDFIKNRRHCTVEEIGQQFDVSIPTIYRDVNELAGEGLISRTHGGVGYIEAESRPEDWAQSRFGERMTRQLDAKRKIARKAATLLQEDDVVFLDSSTTVLQLAREAAALNLGRLTIITNSCAIINEFPSLPPTMTLISIGGTYNPQLHSFLGGIATKTVESMRITKLFFSAVGISVNGAFTFQEDHARFLGGLTDMASPILLADSSKFQREALFGICDLTKLSVLVSDTQPPEDIQEACTKSQTRIL
- a CDS encoding glycoside hydrolase family 16 protein gives rise to the protein MKSYQLNGHADSLLPENKNWKLVWNDEFDGEELDESKWNYRLNFWGRPSPTFTTEGVEVDDSKLRINLVKKDGEFYSAHLQTGSLTYDIPKDSDGFWPFGSYQPMKFLHRYGFYEIRCRLPKNPGWHAAFWLQSPCIGAHPDPRFGGVECDIMENYKQHKQGLIGCGNGWGGYGKDSTWHGHFWYPYEETEDGWHRYAVDWSPDGYVFYADGKEVGVQKAPVSEVEQYILVSTECHGYHHEGFGVNRGGLEEVASGEDGFPSRASKDLHNAVLPDFFEVDYVRVFDAV
- a CDS encoding LacI family DNA-binding transcriptional regulator produces the protein MSKQKRITQQDIARRAGVHRSTVSQALKNHPVIPRKTCERIQRLAEEMGYRPDPMLSALASYRNRNHAHTFMGTMAWLYITDREPLDSWRYSRTNVLYYEGALKRADQHGYKLELFEFNSQEISIQRMASILKARNIAGVLLCPLRGANIEMDFCWDDFSFITFGYSLKKPELHTVTSTQYRSMVQTMNKMHERGYRRIAYVFNNEHSKRTDNNYLSAYLSAQFQIGEPPLVFDYEWRDAKDLAQRLESVDLEAIVTGDPYLMERMQKVGVRVPEDTAMACPLLLSNTSDQTGVYENSEHIGVVAVDCLTKLIMHGDRGIPKLVQRTHIEGEWIEGKSLPDRRKQKKTPRRT
- a CDS encoding hydroxyacid dehydrogenase, whose amino-acid sequence is MGQKRVLIAAGSVELGYFFPNGLPDSDENLCWKLIDTNGLNQDSWEKSLQEYDPEILLSAWTTPPLTEEIVDSPWFGVKYCCHLAGSVRKVVPESVFGKDIIVSNWGTLASAPVAEHALLLTLACLRRMPTWRTTMQTPREEYVRSKANLNTRTLIGKRVGLHGFGLVAREIVRLLKAFNVTISAHSEGVSPEYMQQHDVTPVDSLETLFAENEVLIECEALRPDNKGCIDASLINRLPSGAVFINVGRGALVDEDALIQRIRRGDIRVGLDVFESEPLPHHSPLFELDDVVLSPHIAGPTQDIRPSCGVFALENINRYLHGEPVLAQVDLAAYLRST